The Acanthochromis polyacanthus isolate Apoly-LR-REF ecotype Palm Island chromosome 16, KAUST_Apoly_ChrSc, whole genome shotgun sequence genome segment GTTGTGCTACATGTGTGACGCCACagaggaagctgctgcagcgAGACCCGAACACCACGCCCCCCTCACGCGCGAGTCTGCGGGAAGCGAGCAAGAAGCAGCCGAAGACACTACACCTCCCGACATGCTCTGCGGCGAACCAACCGGCTCGTCCAGCGTCAAGCCATATAGTTTCCTttataattttcaaaataaaactgaagtagaccataaaacattaaattccCTTTCCAGTCATTTATATCAAAGCTATATATACATAGGCACCTGCAGCGCCCGAAATACTGTAAGATAATAGAAAATAAGCaatacatacaaaataaaatgatttccCATACTTATAATAGATCTTTAAGCCTTCATTCTTCAAGCGATCCAGTGTTAGTTGTTGTTATTGTAATAAAATACATAGATATAATGAggaatataataataaatatgtaGGACGCAAAATATCTCTatagcttttgtttttaattcagatatatccatccatcaattCATCTATCCATTGCAATCTTAAAAGATCTGTTTTCACCATGCACACATGACTTAAAGTATACTTAATATAtcaaaaaatagaataaattatATTAGTGTGCTATATGATACAAAATTAATATCAGCAGTGCATTATTGTGTGAGCTGATTTTCATGTTGTGCCTATAGGTTATAGGCCACCTGGACAATAAGGACTCATATGTGAGAATGCTGTTCATAGACTTCAGCTCAGCATTCAACACCATAATACCACAGCAACTCATCTGCAAACTGGACAAACTGGGACTCAGCACCTCACTCTGCAAATGGATCCTGAACTTTCTCAGCCAGAGGCCACAAGCAGTGCGAGTTGGTAATAACacctccagcagcatcaccCTGAGTACAGGTTCCCCACAAAGCTGCGTGCTCAGTCCATTGCTCTTCACCCTGCTGACACACGACTGTACGCCAACCCACAGCTCCAATCACTTGGTCAAGTTTGCTGATGACACAACTCTGGTGGGCCTCATCACCAAGGGCGATGAGACACACTACAGGGAGGTGGTTGCACTCCTGTACTGGGTGTTAAAAGGATGGGAAGATTTTTTTGACAACAGGCTCAATTACAAAACGTGCTGCTTGAGAGAATTTGAGAGGGAAACGTCAACCCTTCAGAGAACGACAAATctatacttttattttgaaggcggaGGGATATGACACCGTTTGACAGGTTGTTGTGTTAGCATGCTGCTGTTAGCTGCTCACAGGTGACAGGATGGAAAAAGAAGTTTTTAGGTGTGTTGAATGTAACGAAAAAGCCGCAGAGCTCCACAGAGATTACAGCAACGGGATCCTGAAAATAACCATATGCGTGAGTTCAGTGGTAACACTTTTGCACCGTTTATTGTGTTTGTCGAGGATGCTAGCTGACAGTTCAGTCTATAGATGAGAACTACAAACAGTTTATTATCCATTTCATAAagatactttttttaaaaatcagcattATTTGGATAGTGATAAGTTCATGATTTAGtctgtctttttattatttCGGTATGTTGTGTGCAGTGTTTTTGGTTCCAGCTGAACCTGTGTGTAGCATCAGCACTGACAGGACTCACGACACTGAAACAACCTGGATGCATAAAGTAGTTCTAAGTGTTGCCATTGTGTCTACAGGAGTCCTGCCAAAAACCAGTGGACAAGTACATTGAATATGACCCCGTTATCATCCTCATCGATGCCATTTTGTGCAAGACGCAGgcttttagacacattttgttCAACACAAGCTTGAATGTAAGTAacgtttttgttttaaatttactgTGAATGTGTACAAGTGATAATAGTCTTATCTGACCCAGGTGTTACAGCCTTGTAAGGATGTGTGCAAGACCTGGACCAGGGTAGGAACAACAGGAAAGCCACAGGGAGCTTGGCCTCTCTGAACAACAGTTATCTCATATGAAAACATGacgtgtgtttttttatttcttgaaaaGTGGGGGTCTCTGAAATACTGACATTTTGTAGTATATCTCATCTGTTtctagttttctgtctcttcaccTTTATAATTTTTACTAATGTATAATGTATGCATCACGGCAATTCATTCATTAATGCTTTATGTATTTAACACTTAATTTTATGCTTACGTACATTAGGGGTCGACTTATTTATCGGCCCAGCGGATTGTTAAATtagatattcagcatttttctaattatctcaaaatattaaaattaattaatgaaTGTACTGCTTTGACTCTGAAGTAGCAGCCTCTCTGTCTGTAGTCACCACAGACCACTTTACATATCAGGTATCTGTCTCTGTGATTACCAGTAGCTGGTATCAGTATCAGCCCTAAACATATAGACACATCAGTTGACCCTGAACATGCATGCTGTTCATCCCATCACCATCCAACTCACTTTAAATTTAAggtcagaaaaaaaaccttcaaagtTTTGTACCATCAACCAccaatcaaacaaaaacaaatctatagcatgcatgtgtttgtacACGTTGTTCTCTCAGATCCACTGGAAGTTGTGTGTGTTCTGCCTGCTGTGTGAGGCCTACCTCAGATGGTCTCTGCTCCACGGCTCAGAGCAGAGCAGTGACCCGGCTGACATCATCCGATACACCAAGGAATGGGAGTTCTATGGCATGTTTGGATTGGCTGCTCTTGGTAAGATAAGAAGATATACGGCTGTGTTAGCATGGATCACACGAGCTGGGAACACATAAATGTTTATATGACCAGACTGATCGACCAAAACATTCCTGAAATGTGACCACTGTTTTCTCACAGAGAAAGTTCTTGAACACATACATAAATGAaagacttttttaaaatcaatctaTCATGCTTCTTTGTTGAACCTGTAGATACATTTTATTCTCATAATCGACTAAACTGCTTTTGATTTCTTCAATTTGTCAGAATGTTGGTaaacagtgaaaaattccaGTCAGAAGGTTACAGATCCCAAAAAGACATCCTTCAGTTGGTTGGTTTTCATTATTGAACATccaatcagaaaatatattcaCTTCACCATATCACGAAACACAGTTCTCACATTTTAATAGCTGAAATGATGGAATGTTTGATATTTTGCGCGATTACGGTCTTAATAAATGTGTTCAACATTGATGCATTTTTTGCACTGACTGAGTTATCATTAAGTTAATCATGTGGTCATTGCCTGTGTCTTTCTGCAGAGCTCTCAGCGTTCTGCGGCAGTGTGCTGTGGTTCCTTTGGGTGTGGGTTGGTTGTATTCAGGGTGGGGCTGTAGAGCTCAGTCTGCTCCTCAAAGCTCTGCTCCTTTCCTGCTACGGCAAAGTCCTGCTCATCCCTGCAGTCATCTGGGAGCACGACTACTCTCCACTGTGTCTGGGCCTCATCAAACTGTTTGTGCTCACCTCAAACTCACAGGCCATCAGAGGTAAGAAATACACGTCGTCTCATGCCACTCAGgtggttttgcttttatttgccCGGATTTTGAGACACCTCTGAGGTTACTGCCTCCTCCCTAGTGCAGTGGGAAttaatgtaaatgtattttatttgttacaTTTAAGCAGCAATTATGTCCTCTTTTACTCCCATTTATGATCTACAGACTTGCTGCACAACTTTAAGTGAAACTACTTCCGACTGGGAAAATTAGTCTAAAAACCATTTATCATCTTATAGAGAGCACTGCCATTGTTTCTGTAGACAGATTGAACGTTTTAAAATGTTACTTTTCAGgtaagaactaaaaaaaaaaaagtagcagagaAGTAGAGCTTTTGAAGGGTATTACTAATGTATTTGTGAAAGAAAGCAGTATGTGAAAGAAATAGTTTGACATCTATGGAAATAcaaactaccattcaaaagtttggggtcacttagaaatgtccttatttttttccaataaaaataacattaaattattcagaaacacagtctagacattgttaatgtgacaaatgactattctatcttgaaacagatcatttttaatggaatatctccatagaggtacagaggaacatttccagcaaccatcactcctgtgttctaatgctacattgtgttagctaatggctaactgatgattagaaaacccttgtgcaattatgttagcacatgaatgaaagtgtgagttttcatgtaacacttgaaattgtctgggtgacactacacttctgaacagtagtgtatgtttgtACAGAGATTTAGAGAAGACTGTTTTCACTCTCATGTCTCTAcactaaatatgaagctacagcctGCTAACTCAGTGTTTAGCACAGTCTGGCTCTGTTCACTACTAAAATATACCTCCAATTCATTGCCACGTgatctgtttctctctgtttttagtcTTTATATCACACCAGTCTTAGTGTCTTATCTTCAATCCACTGAATAATGACCATGGGGGAAAAACACAGCATAACTGTAGGAGGTATTAGGAGTAACGTTTGAACTGAACAGACCACATCCCATGAGACATTCTTCcaacaacattttaaagcacCAGCAGGTGGCAACTTACACTGCCTTTGTTTGTGAAAATCTCCCTGTTCCTGTGCTCCTGACCACAGAGAATATATCTTACATAACACAAAGCTTCTTTGCTTCTTGGTTTGTGTAATTAATTCTTCAACAACTAAATCTCTGGAAAGAAAGCCGCTCACTGTATTTAGCTGCTAGACTGTGAGCAGCAAACAATGGCATGTTGTCGACTGATTTATGGTCTGGTGCTCTGATGAGGCTCTTGTTTACGTCAGTATTAATAACCAACAAGTTCTAGTATGGTTGAGTGCACCGGAGCAGTGCAGCCTGCCTTTCAGCTGCTTTATTGTTGTGTCCATTTAAATTTCTACTGATGTCACGCTGCActtgtttcttcttttactaCATAGCAGTTGGCAGGGATGTACTTCATGATGGCTTGTTAAAAACTGGTTTAAATACTCCCTTtataaattcagatttttcacttgTGCTGTAGAATAACATACAGCATGTCTACCCCAGTAAATTCCAatcagtttctgggtgttttattAATATAGTCCCAGTATTTTTTCTCACTAtaggctattttttttttttttactgcagtataaagtcttgcacctctgtggaaacagcacaactatggctagaagtacaaaaaacttaaaatgtcttttagggcaaaaaaacaaagttataATGCCACAGATCTTAAAAATGGGAAAGagcaaaagttgaatttcattatttgttttacaacaacagcaaaaaaaacttTGCATTACCTTGTATAACACTTCTCCAAGTTACCACAGGTTTTACCAATGCTGGGGGAAATTGTGATTCTGcatgctatagatattttactacttactaCTTTTTCCCCATTAAAGGCCCTGAATTTTTGACACAttactgttggtcacagctgagccCCTAAAAGCTTCTTAGTTGTACCAAATAGTGCAGAATTTTGTAGCTTTTTACGTAATCTGGTTAATGCAAGTGGTTcattttttggtgatttattaATGTGATACACGTAGAATggagtgattttgatgaaatatcacaattttaagcgtaGATATGGTTAAGTTTCCTGATGGAATGGcacgtcacagatgagtagttcaatgaccaacagaaagttgaaaatctgaacTTTCTGGCTCTTCTGGCGTATTTTTTAAGACAACATTCCTTTCAAACCCTTTCAAGCATTCAAAGGGTTAACATACAGCAAGTTTTTAGATTTGCACTGAAACCAAAATGTTGATATGTAGGGCTCCAGCACTGACCCTATTGGAACACAAGGAATTATTTTTCACCCAAAAGAATcacatttttgagggcctaaacatgctcaaaaactcatgaaaatgtGCACGCACAAAAAtgcttgaatttccctcaggattagtatctatttatctatctatctaaaaatGGCTCAATATAGCAGCCCCTGCAATATTTGTAACATCTACTACGGCAAGGACATTTCACCTGCATTTACGAAATTTGGTCATCAGATACAACATGTCAGGATACAAAACAAGCCATTTTCACCCataccctaaacccaacaggaagtccaacATTTAGCCATTTAGACGTAACTGTGAgactttttgttgcttttgctcAATGTCAAGGGTTAAAACCTTATAGCAGGTAACTCCAAGAGATCTCAATTTGGCCAGCATATACAACAGACTATAATgatgaaaatttatcaaaatcatCTGCAACAGCCAAAGGATGTCGCCATGGTGGCCCACTGAACTTTGATGCTTTGCCATGAagcaggaagtgctgtctaactccACTGTATGTGCTCcagtctgcctcaaactttacatgtctGATCAGAGACTTGccctgatgacatccatatgCCAATATCCATTCAGCCATAgcaccacctgctggcaacagacaAGGAtatgtttttcactttgatgtaCTATTGTTAGCCGGTTAACCATATtaacctcaaatgtggtgacataagcctTACGACACTGATGATGATTCATGGAGAAAATGGGGAGTTATCATCGAACGGTGTGTCTGCGGCGGTGTGACAAGGGCCCACTCAACACTGCTTGCAGTTTTAATTGTAATTATTATCTTTTGTCTCTCCATCATTTCCTCCGCAGTGATCCTGAACAGCAGCAGACGCCTGTCACTGATGGCAGTTTGTTTGGGCCTGTTGTCAGAGACCTGTGCTGCTCAGGTCTGTAAGCAGCTTCCATCCAGCATCCAGGACATGCTAACATTTTAATGAATGCCTCAACCATCAGACTGAAATGTTATCTCAGGGATAAACAAGTCATTGTGGATATAAGCCTCGTGGACTTTGTACATGTGGGACTGAAGGAGGGAAATTCCGTTTTTGGAGTGGAATTCTTCAAGTTCCCCTTTTAGCGTTTTATTTTTTCGATGCTGCTCTTGCCAAGCATCTGCTTCCCTTTATGTAAAACCAcctaaaaacatgaaatgcatCACTTCTTATGTGATTGATACTACATGTCGTAAAAGGTCAAAGTAAAGGCTTCATGAAAAGCTGCAGGCTCAGATATCGCGACACTGCTCAACTTGAGGCGCTATTTCTACTTTTCTGTGCTCTTCACAGAAAAGTGAAGATTCAGGGGCGATTTTCAAGACTGgcataatttattaaaaaagtcCCAGGAAGGAGGAATTGCACGCAAACGTACCCTGATCCAAGTTACCGTTAAACATGCTCTAgttcctctgctgctctctaGGAAAGACACGAACACAGAGCCTGAGGTCTGACAATAACTACTGCTCTGTTTGGGCACGACCCAGGCAGCACTCCTCACATTCTTTAGCTCATCAGTGAGATTCTTACCTAAActccccctctcacacacacacttaaatatACAACCACAGGCTAAATTGTGAGGTTAAACAGGAAAGAATGAAGCAGactttttcaagattttccagTCATTTATTACTGTTTAAAGCTCCTTCACATGTGCCTGTTACAACAAAGGAGCTGCTGAGGTTAAAGTTGCAGCCTGTAACCTCTATTTTGTCTTGACAACATTACCATGCCTGCAACTGATGATTATTTTCAGCAGTGATTAAAACAATTTTctttctataaaatgtcagaaaaatgcgAAAAATGTCATTCACGTGTTCCCAGGAActaatgtgacattttcacgtttgttttgtctgattaACACTCCAACATTCCACTTCGAAGATTTTAAAACCAAGACGAGAGACAAATGTAGTTATTTAGTTCTATTgtggtttaaaaaatgtattatcatgaaaaacaaattaaagtaaatgaaatattttcgGTGTTTTCCTTGTGTATTCTTTACTTTTGTGAAGGCAGAGCCACTGAAATAACATTCCAAACATCACGTGGCATCAAAACTCAACACTAAAACTTCAGTTGATCACATTCCTTTGTCCAGTGGCAGCCTGAAGACAGAGTGGAAAATGTCCAACACCAAGCTGCTGTCATTTCTTCTACCATACTTGTAATGTAACATGATAACGATGTTGATCA includes the following:
- the arv1 gene encoding protein ARV1, with the protein product MEKEVFRCVECNEKAAELHRDYSNGILKITICESCQKPVDKYIEYDPVIILIDAILCKTQAFRHILFNTSLNIHWKLCVFCLLCEAYLRWSLLHGSEQSSDPADIIRYTKEWEFYGMFGLAALELSAFCGSVLWFLWVWVGCIQGGAVELSLLLKALLLSCYGKVLLIPAVIWEHDYSPLCLGLIKLFVLTSNSQAIRVILNSSRRLSLMAVCLGLLSETCAAQVCKQLPSSIQDMLTF